In Cicer arietinum cultivar CDC Frontier isolate Library 1 chromosome 1, Cicar.CDCFrontier_v2.0, whole genome shotgun sequence, one DNA window encodes the following:
- the LOC101490211 gene encoding large ribosomal subunit protein mL102 (rPPR5), translating to MSFISNNSKLLRWRPTLHPVFLSSRFSTSTAEPLSEPDLPLLHSLLDPPPRVHSISRSHSRSQPTLSNPELTVIRMITNRAWTTRLQNSIRSVVPKFDSSIVYNILHAITNPDQALKFYRWIERSNLFTHDTNTTLKMLHILTRYSKLNHARCILLDLPKKNLPYDEDMFVALIEGYGRAGIVQEAVKIFQKLDQKSIKSYDALFKVILRRGRYMMAKRYYNAMLREGIEPTRHTYNILLWGMFLSLRLDTAIRFYEDMKSRGIVPDVVTYNTLINGYFRFKKFDEAENLFAEMKERNIVPNVISYTTMLKGCIDVGKVDRAIEFFEEMKSCGIKPNAVTFTTLLPGLCDGDKMVEAGKVLGEMVESYVAPKDNSVFMKLMNCQCKAGNLDAAADVLKAMIRLSIPTEAGHYGVLIENFCKVNGYDRAEKLLDKLIEKEIVLRPENSFEIEPSAYNPMIEYLCDNGRTGKAETFFRQLMKKGVLDSVAFNNLIRGHSKEGNPDSALEIAKIMSRREVPRDEDSYKLLVESYLRKGEPADAKTAFDHMLEGGHQPDSSLYRSVMESLFEDGRVQTASRVMKSMVEKGVKENMDLVSKILEALLMRGHVEEALGRIALLMQNGFEPDFDHLLSILCEKEKTIAALRLLDFVLEKDIIINFSIYDKVLDALFAAGKTLNAYSILCKILEKRGATDWSSRDELIKSLNQDGNTKQADILSRMIKEKVESPPKRDGKKKASRAT from the coding sequence ATGTCTTTCATTTCCAACAACTCCAAGCTTCTCCGATGGCGACCAACTCTTCATCCCGTTTTTCTCTCTTCCCGTTTCTCCACTTCAACCGCCGAACCTCTCTCCGAACCAGACCTCCCTCTCCTCCATTCCCTTCTCGATCCTCCACCTCGCGTCCATTCCATATCCCGTTCCCATTCCCGTTCCCAACCCACCCTATCCAACCCTGAACTCACTGTCATCCGCATGATCACAAACCGCGCCTGGACAACTCGCCTCCAAAACTCAATCCGTTCCGTCGTCCCCAAATTCGATTCCTCAATTGTCTACAATATTCTTCACGCCATCACAAACCCCGATCAAGCCCTAAAATTCTACCGTTGGATCGAACGTTCCAACCTCTTCACTCATGACACAAACACCACTCTCAAAATGCTTCATATCCTTACTCGCTACTCCAAACTCAACCACGCTCGTTGTATTCTCCTTGACCTACCTAAAAAAAATCTACCTTATGATGAAGATATGTTTGTTGCTTTGATTGAAGGTTACGGTCGCGCTGGTATCGTTCAAGAAGCTGTTAAGATCTTTCAGAAATTGGATCAGAAAAGTATTAAATCTTATGATGCTTTGTTTAAGGTGATTTTGAGGAGAGGAAGGTATATGATGGCAAAAAGGTATTATAATGCTATGTTGAGAGAAGGTATTGAACCTACTAGACATACTTATAATATTCTTCTTTGGGGTATGTTTTTGTCTTTGAGATTAGATACTGCTATTAGATTTTATGAAGATATGAAAAGTAGGGGTATTGTGCCTGATGTTGTGACTTATAATACTTTGATTAATGGTTATTTTCGCTTTAAGAAGTTTGATGAGGCTGAGAATTTGTTTGCTGAAATGAAAGAAAGGAATATTGTGCCTAATGTTATTAGTTATACTACTATGTTGAAGGGATGTATTGATGTTGGGAAGGTTGATAGGGCCATCGAGTTTTTTGAGGAGATGAAGAGTTGTGGTATTAAGCCGAATGCTGTTACGTTTACTACGTTGTTGCCTGGGTTGTGTGATGGGGATAAAATGGTGGAGGCTGGTAAGGTTTTGGGGGAGATGGTGGAGAGTTATGTTGCTCCGAAGGATAATTCTGTTTTCATGAAACTGATGAATTGTCAGTGTAAAGCTGGTAACTTGGATGCTGCGGCAGATGTGTTGAAGGCGATGATACGGTTGAGTATTCCTACGGAGGCAGGTCATTATGGTGTCTTGATTGAGAATTTCTGTAAGGTTAATGGGTATGATAGGGCGGAGAAACTGTTGGACAAGTTGATTGAGAAGGAGATTGTTTTGAGGCCGGAGAATTCCTTTGAAATTGAACCTAGTGCTTATAACCCGATGATTGAGTATCTGTGTGACAATGGGCGGACAGGGAAAGCGGAAACATTTTTCCGGCAGTTGATGAAAAAGGGTGTCTTGGACTCAGTTGCTTTTAATAATTTGATCCGGGGACACTCGAAGGAAGGCAACCCCGATTCTGCACTTGAGATTGCAAAGATCATGAGTAGGAGAGAGGTTCCTAGAGACGAAGATTCCTATAAATTGCTTGTTGAGAGTTACTTGAGAAAAGGAGAACCTGCTGATGCCAAAACAGCTTTTGACCACATGCTTGAAGGCGGGCATCAACCTGATTCGTCTCTTTACAGGTCGGTTATGGAGAGTTTGTTTGAAGATGGCAGGGTTCAAACTGCAAGCAGAGTAATGAAAAGTATGGTGGAGAAGGGGGTGAAGGAGAATATGGACTTGGTTTCGAAGATATTGGAGGCCCTTCTCATGAGGGGTCATGTTGAAGAAGCTTTGGGAAGAATTGCTTTGCTTATGCAAAATGGGTTTGAGCCTGATTTTGACCACCTTTTATCTATTCTCTGCGAGAAAGAAAAGACGATTGCTGCTCTAAGATTGCTAGATTTTGTTCTTGAGAAAGACATTATCATAAACTTTTCAATCTACGATAAGGTTTTAGATGCTCTCTTTGCAGCGGGGAAGACCCTCAATGCATATTCCATCTTATgtaaaattttggagaaaagaGGCGCAACGGATTGGAGCAGCCGCGATGAGCTGATCAAGAGCCTTAATCAGGATGGGAACACAAAGCAAGCAGATATCTTGTCGAGAATGATCAAAGAAAAAGTGGAAAGTCCTCCAAAGAGAGATGGAAAGAAGAAAGCAAGTAGAGCTACATAA
- the LOC101489875 gene encoding uncharacterized protein yields MAKEIESLTEDERRALRGSKFAPLPTLSNSNKSKPRLAHPGGPVATNKAAALAKFLERKLKNPDGLASINPRLLQLAVDNAKQTVYASTTSNSERHVRHVDSFGDSDASDEEQNNLPEVKECKKKRKKKKQKKKNKKRKEVEDLG; encoded by the exons ATGGCGAAAGAGATCGAATCTCTTACAGAAGACGAAAGACGCGCACTTCGTGGAAGCAAATTCGCTCCTCTTCCCACCCTTTCCAACTCCAACAAGTCCAAACCCAG GTTGGCTCATCCTGGTGGACCCGTTGCTACGAATAAAGCAGCGGCTTTAGCAAAGTTTTTGGAGAGGAAGTTGAAGAATCCTGATGGATTGGCATCTATTAACCCTCGTCTTCTTCAACTTGCGGTTGACAATGCTAAGCAAACTGTCTATGCAA GTACTACTTCTAATTCAGAAAGACATGTTCGGCATGTAGACTCCTTTGGTGACTCAGATGCTAGTGATGAGGAACAGAATAATCTCCCTGAGGTAAAGGAATGcaagaagaagagaaagaagaagaaacaaaagaagaaaaataaaaagcgAAAG GAAGTTGAAGACCTTGGATGA
- the LOC101489557 gene encoding uncharacterized protein, translating into MIGTTSAARHSIFTQLGRLIVHRSSCYKGALYACLGNKRIFSRNASSHASNNTSKRCGNGDGLLKFTSEETYPVLQAPSLQHWFKNWQTLRKQKLTASTFAAAIGFWRKRRAHLWLEKIGAIEPFSGNLATCWSNIKEEEALERYKLITGNNVLFPEFQVYRSKPEDSWLAASPDGVIDKLVYELPSRGVLEVKCPYFDGDMSNAFPWTRIPIQCIPQSQGLMEILGRDWMDFYVWTINGSSLFRLYRDPEYWDVMRIALSDFWWKHVQPARELYSSGGITDPLFQLKSLAPTRRHELCPDIVYRSKHIVDNSKLLVREIHGKMRN; encoded by the exons ATGATTGGAACAACCTCAGCCGCCCGCCACTCCATTTTCACCCAATTG GGGAGATTGATTGTTCACAGAAGTAGCTGTTACAAGGGTGCACTTTATGCATGTTTAGGTAATAAGAGAATTTTTAGTAGAAATGCTAGTAGCCATGCTTCTAATAACACTTCTAAAAGATGTGGTAATGGTGATGGCTTGTTGAAATTCACATCCGAGGAAACGTACCCAGTCCTTCAAGCCCCCAGCCTCCAGCATTGGTTTAAAAATTGGCAGACACTTAGGAAACAAAAGCTGACAGCTAGTACTTTTGCTGCTGCCATTGGATTTTGGCGTAAGCGAAGGGCTCACCTATGGTTAGAGAAGATCGGTGCTATAGAACCATTTTCTGGAAATCTTGCCACATGTTGGAGCAATATCAAAGAGGAGGAAGCACTTGAAAGATACAAGCTGATAACCGGAAATAACGTATTGTTTCCCGAATTTCAGGTCTACAGATCAAAACCAGAGGACAGTTGGCTAGCCGCTTCACCAGATGGTGTAATTGACAAGCTGGTATATGAATTGCCTTCGCGTGGTGTACTGGAGGTAAAGTGTCCGTATTTCGATGGAGACATGAGTAACGCTTTTCCTTGGACCCGAATTCCAATTCAGTGTATTCCTCAATCTCAGGGTTTGATGGAGATTCTAGGAAGGGATTGGATGGATTTTTATGTTTGGACTATTAATGGTAGTAGTCTATTCAGGTTATATCGTGACCCAGAGTATTGGGATGTTATGAGAATTGCACTTTCCGATTTCTGGTGGAAGCATGTCCAACCAGCAAGAGAGTTGTATAGTAGTGGTGGTATAACAGATCCCCTTTTTCAGTTAAAGTCACTAGCACCAACCCGTAGACATGAATTATGTCCCGATATAGTTTATAGAAGTAAACACATAGTTGATAATTCTAAATTGTTGGTCCGGGAGATACATGGGAAAATGCGAAATTGA